Sequence from the Epinephelus moara isolate mb chromosome 19, YSFRI_EMoa_1.0, whole genome shotgun sequence genome:
AACACAATTATAAAGAATCAGTGAAATGACTCAGAGATCAGTCATGAATCTGAAGGTCAGAAGTTCTGCAGCACTCACTGTATCTCTCCCTCCCAAATCCTGCGATGCTGCACTGAAACCCTGCAGGAAGTTCAAAGTGAAATGGAGGAAGACACACCGTCCGAGCAGATGCTGACCTCACCGCACATCCTCCATTTCTGCTTCTGATCTTCACCAGTGCTGAAatgcaaagacaaacacatcTATGAGTCCTGCAGACAGGCTCTTCATCTTTCTCACtcgtacacatacacacagaacaGCAGTGCACACCTATGTCGTTGTTTAAGTTGGACTCATTGAATCTTTGGTGGATGATCACTTTTTCCACAGTGAACGTCTGCTCCCTGTCCTCATTCGTCTCATTGATGGCATTCTTCCCCAGGTATACAGACAGATGCTGGAGGTTAGTCCCCTCACTGAGCAAAAACAAAGCATAAGTGTGTAAACATATTACATACCCACATGAGTCACATTACCATTATAGTATGACaattgtagtggagtaaaatgaTAGTGCATtgtgttttccttgtgtgtgttttgtctcacCCTTCAGGGAAGCAGTGTGCGGCTGTGAGAACCCAGCACGGTGAGATGAGAGAGCCGCCACAGAGGAAACCGTGGCGTTGATGAAAGAGAGCAGCCACCCAAGGGTTTGACTCTATAGGTGTGAAAGACCCACCCACAATCTTATACATCCTCCGCTCAGACCGCTCACCACAGGTCAGCTCTGCAGGGACACATAGGACAGGCGTAAGTCAGTGATAATGACGAGAATCACAAGATGACACTGAGCAAAATGTGCATTTAAACAACAAAGCTATACCTGTGTCCACAGCTGGAGCGGGTTTGGGATTCACTGTTGGTGTAGAACCTGTACGTGAGCAGAGATCATTAGAAACATCCAAATCAAACATATAACACTTTGATGATTTTTAAATTTGCCAGTCAAACCTTACATCTGGGAATGTTGCAGAATTCTCTCACAATCATCCCTGCTCTTCGGACATGGCACCACGGCATCAAGCTCTGGTCAGGATTCCTAGCATTCAAGTGATATAACATTAAACACATGATACCACAACTTAACATATAAATCCCATATTGGTGACTTAAAGTATACCTGCAGTAATTATGGTTACCAAGTCCCTTTGAAGCTCCTGAGGGATTTCTAAACCTGTTCCAGCTGAGACATCTGCCGCCGCGTGCCGACTCGGACACAAGTCCCCTGTAACTGCTCCCATCTCCGGACCTACACATCTCTGAGGATCACATTACAAGGAGAGATGAGAACATTTCGTGTCTCTCACAAGATGTAACAAATGCAGAATATTAAAGGAGCGGTGTGaaggattcagtggcatctggTGGTGTGGTTGCACATTGCTACCCCTCCGCTCTGACCCTCCTTTTCCAAGCCAGTAGAGAAACCTACTGTGGCATTTAGGTAGCATAAAAACTTTAATGGCCCTCTTTAGAGCCAGTTTGGTTttagctactgtagaaacatagcagtGCGACCTGGCGGGCTCAGTAGAAGGGGACCTGCTGCCTATCTAGATGAAGGGCTTTTTATTGTCTTACCTATGTTAGTGGCTCTTGGTGACCAGTTCTTTTTGGACCCTCTCCGTGAAAAAGCCTGAAAGAAGCACAGGCAAACTCAGTTGAGACATTATGAACCCTCAGAACCCTCAAAACCCCTCAGACCCCCCCTCGGCATGACTATTAAAGCTGAAGTTACTTCCTGTAATTATTGCTTACCACATCAACGCTGCACGCTGCTACGATGGCGAAGATGACTAACAGGTTCATCTTCATTTCTGGTTTCGCTTCTCCTTATTTGGGATATTTTTGTCTggtagtggactgaaaaaagaaacaaaattacagAAATGGAACAAACTTGAAGACTGTATTTAAAGCTCCTGTGCCCGTTTATGGAATTTATCTTGGAGCACGTGACCAGACAGAAACAAGTGCGACTACTGAATGGACATGTGCTTATAATTGTCTGGGTTTCACAGAGTGTTATGTGTCCGGTGATTGCATGCGTACATTCATTGCAGAGGGAAAACCGTTGGGAAAGTTTTAATGAAAGATAGAGCACGCTCACTGTGTGCGCTCTGTACTTTAAACACAGTCTCTATCTGTACAGTCAGtgtaatatcagtttaagttaGTCgattgttttcacattcattGCAATGCTTACAGTTCAAACACTGAATTTCTAGATATTTCTAAGACACAGTATCAACTTTATAgtgacaaaagaaaatgtttgtatgGATAAAACCTTTCTTTTGATTGTCAGACACTTTCACGTTTTGcctcttgtgtgtttgtataatgTGTCCTCTTTCCAGGTCCAGTATCACAACTCCAATTTAAGAGTCGAGgtatataaataaatctgaatttaCTTTAACTGATTTCATTCAtacaataaagtaaaacaacGTCTTATATTTTGGCTGCATGTCACAGTTTAGGAAGCTTTGTTTACCTTTCTGTCCAAACTTGTAATCCTGATGAAACTCTTTGTTATGTCTTCCAGCTTAGATGACTGTTATCTCCTTTCTGTTCCCTCTGATATGCACCTGTGTTCTGGTAGGACTAGCACTCACGCTGTTACCGGCTCTGGTGTTGCAGTGCTGATCCTCCCTGCGTTACCTcctatttaaaaacacacaggctACAAGTGGGAGGAGTTAGGGAGGAGATGAAAACATCACTGGGGCTCAGTTGCTGATCAGCAAATTCTTGACCAAAGATTCTGTCacatcctgacacacacacacacacacacacacacacacacacacacacacacacacgtaacgCCCCCTCCTTCCCCTCAAACCACAACGGTACTGTTCAAAATTATACATCCAAAATTGGTCATGTATACAATGTcaactgctgcagctgtgaaTGCGGAAGAGCACAAACGTAGAATGACAGGTTTGAAATCCATCAGTGTTATTAATTAACTaaattttgttaatttctttttacCCTAAACAGAAGTTTGGTTTGCAGACACTACAACACATGCATGTCAGACATAAACAGAGGTGATCCTAGATTACTGGCGGCCCCAGGCAAAGACGCCCACCAAGGCCCTGCCCACTAAGGGGGGCAACGATGATGTACTGTAGAGCACCTTCATCAGGGGCCACTTGTCCCAAATTTTTCGCCCCTGGACAAAAATACTGTGTCATAGGCACAACATGATGTCTTAATATACAACTGTGGTCTCTTTTAAAATCTAAGCACACTCAAGTGGTCTTCATCTCAATCTATAATAATAACTTCATATGATAATAACTTCATTTGTACGgcactttttaaaacagagattacaaagtgctttgaggATACTAACAACAACAGAAAGCCAAACGGTAAGggcaaaaaaaggaagaaaaggaaaaggaaagttGAAACAAGAAGACAAAAGATGCAGAAATGCAAAATATCAAAACAAATAGATGCAAATAAAAGCAATACAAGTTAtaccaaaaaaggaaaataaagagaTGACATTACATAAAAGCAAGTCTAAAAAACCCCGATAAAAACTGGTGTTTAATACCCAGTTTCCCATGTTCACTCTCCCCTGAAGAAGCTgtgaaaaaacaatacaaatacaaacattttcCCGCACTATAGAGCAATTACAGGGGTATTCAGTATTGATGCAATGCTCTATTGAATTGATTGAACTGGTATGGCTGCATCATCGTAGTAAAGAAAACTTTCTTGATGTCATTTGTGTCAATCCCAGATAATTCAGACTGAATTAGATCAACGGGATGAGATATTTCCTCTTTAACATTAGTGGTGGAAGTACTGCAAGtagttgtgtttttaatcatcACAATGGAGCTCAGGAATTTATCATCATTCATCATCCATTTAGTAGTCATGAATTACgtaattttgttttgtctggaTTGTCGTGGTGATATTCTAGTTTAAAGtttatacaaaatacaaccagaTCAAGTATAACTGTTCTATTTTTAGAGTAATATTTCTAATTCATCTTACATTACTGACCCCTGCCAAAGGTCTaccttaatttaatttaatttaatttatcttattttattttattttgtga
This genomic interval carries:
- the plaua gene encoding plasminogen activator, urokinase a: MKMNLLVIFAIVAACSVDVAFSRRGSKKNWSPRATNIEMCRSGDGSSYRGLVSESARGGRCLSWNRFRNPSGASKGLGNHNYCRNPDQSLMPWCHVRRAGMIVREFCNIPRCSTPTVNPKPAPAVDTELTCGERSERRMYKIVGGSFTPIESNPWVAALFHQRHGFLCGGSLISPCWVLTAAHCFPEGEGTNLQHLSVYLGKNAINETNEDREQTFTVEKVIIHQRFNESNLNNDIALVKIRSRNGGCAVRSASARTVCLPPFHFELPAGFQCSIAGFGRERYMAWYYSQYLKEAEVNLLSQTDCKSKTYYGDLITKNMFCAGSPDWSTDACKGDSGGPLVCEASGRMFLFGVVSWGEGCAAKNKPGVYTKVTNYNKWIAAKTGLSKFTQGFMYPTK